One Gossypium raimondii isolate GPD5lz chromosome 3, ASM2569854v1, whole genome shotgun sequence genomic window carries:
- the LOC105795430 gene encoding auxin-responsive protein SAUR62, which yields MVSAKKLIQLARKWQKMVAIRRKRITLPSSTLDSDTNSSSTSTVVEKGHFVVYSADQKRFVLPLEYLKNEIVTELFNLAEEKFGLPGNGLLILPCDATFMEYVIALIKRKPSKDVEKALILSVASSRCSSSNLYQHETSQQLPIWSF from the coding sequence ATGGTCAGTGCTAAGAAGCTTATTCAGTTAGCAAGGAAATGGCAAAAAATGGTTGCAATCAGGAGAAAAAGGATCACATTACCAAGTTCCACCTTGGACAGTGACACAAACAGTAGCAGCACATCGACAGTGGTTGAGAAGGGCCACTTTGTTGTATACAGTGCAGATCAGAAGCGCTTTGTTCTTCCTTTGGAGTATCTCAAGAATGAAATAGTCACGGAACTATTCAACTTGGCAGAAGAAAAGTTTGGTCTACCAGGCAATGGACTTCTCATCTTGCCATGTGATGCAACCTTTATGGAATATGTAATAGCTTTGATCAAAAGGAAACCAAGTAAAGATGTGGAGAAAGCCTTGATCTTGTCTGTAGCCAGTAGTCGTTGCTCCTCATCAAATCTTTATCAGCATGAAACGAGCCAACAGTTGCCAATATGGAGCTTCTGa
- the LOC105795431 gene encoding auxin-responsive protein SAUR62, which yields MVSAKKLIQLARKWQKMVAIRRKRITLPSSTLDSDTNSSSTSTVVEKGHFVVYSADQKRFVLPLEYLKNEIVMELFNLAEEEFGLPGNGLLILPCDATFMEYVIALIKRKPSKDVEKALILSVASSRCSSSNLYQHETSQQLPIWSF from the coding sequence ATGGTCAGTGCTAAGAAGCTTATTCAGTTGGCAAGGAAATGGCAAAAAATGGTTGCAATCAGGAGAAAAAGGATCACATTACCAAGTTCCACCTTGGACAGTGACACAAACAGTAGCAGCACATCGACAGTGGTTGAGAAGGGCCACTTTGTTGTATACAGTGCAGATCAGAAGCGCTTTGTGCTTCCTTTGGAGTATCTCAAGAATGAAATAGTCATGGAACTATTCAACTTGGCAGAAGAAGAGTTTGGTCTACCAGGCAATGGACTTCTCATCTTGCCATGTGATGCAACTTTTATGGAATATGTAATAGCTTTGATCAAAAGGAAACCAAGTAAAGATGTGGAGAAAGCCTTGATCTTGTCTGTAGCCAGTAGTCGTTGCTCCTCATCAAATCTTTATCAGCATGAAACGAGCCAACAGTTGCCAATATGGAGCTTCTGa
- the LOC105795429 gene encoding auxin-responsive protein SAUR68, translating to MITTKKLIRKERKWQKIASIGRKRIASARTNTKIAAAAANDYNRSSEVVKGCFVIFTMDKRRFLIPLAFLSICIFRELFKLSEEEFGLPSDGPITFPCDTVFMNYIVFIAKQGLSKDLERSVVNSISTYHCSSDTYFNQGHEDPKSLVCEF from the coding sequence ATGATTACAACAAAGAAGCTTATCAGAAAGGAAAGGAAGTGGCAGAAGATAGCATCCATTGGAAGGAAAAGAATTGCCTCAGCAAGGACTAATACAAAGATAGCTGCTGCTGCTGCAAATGATTATAATAGATCATCAGAGGTTGTTAAAGGATGCTTTGTTATCTTCACAATGGATAAGAGACGCTTCCTGATTCCCTTGGCGTTTCTTAGCATCTGCATTTTCCGTGAACTCTTCAAGTTGTCTGAAGAGGAGTTTGGACTGCCAAGTGATGGACCTATAACATTTCCATGTGATACAGTTTTCATGAACTACATTGTCTTCATTGCGAAACAAGGATTATCCAAGGATTTGGAGAGATCAGTGGTCAATTCCATTTCTACATATCATTGCTCGTCGGATACTTATTTCAATCAAGGACATGAAGATCCAAAGTCACTTGTTTGTGAATTCTGA
- the LOC105795434 gene encoding auxin-responsive protein SAUR68, producing MVSTKILIRMARKWQKLDAIGRRRITSSLVDKGHFVIYTIDQKRFVIPLAYLRNTIFVELLKMSEEEFGLPSDGPITLPCDSVAMNYILSLLQRSLAKYLEKAVLNSVASYRCSSNTSYCHQAHTDQQSLVYGF from the coding sequence ATGGTTAGCACAAAGATTCTTATCAGAATGGCAAGAAAGTGGCAGAAATTGGATGCCATTGGAAGAAGGAGAATTACTTCATCACTTGTTGATAAAGGGCATTTTGTGATTTACACAATTGATCAAAAGCGGTTTGTGATTCCCTTAGCTTATCTAAGAAACACCATTTTCGTGGAGCTCTTGAAGATGTCTGAAGAGGAGTTTGGATTGCCAAGCGATGGACCAATAACATTACCTTGTGATTCAGTTGCCATGAATTACATTCTCTCATTACTACAAAGGAGTTTAGCTAAGTATTTGGAGAAAGCTGTGCTGAACTCTGTTGCAAGCTATCGCTGTTCATCAAATACTAGTTATTGCCATCAAGCCCATACGGACCAACAGTCACTTGTTTATGGATTCTGA
- the LOC105795432 gene encoding auxin-responsive protein SAUR67, with product MICARKLIKLARKWQKLAAIKRKRITFSNTSSMVEEGHFVVYSADEKRFMLPLEYLKNEIVMELFNLAEEEFGIPSNGHLKLPFDSTFMEYAIELIKRKASKEVEKALIMSIVTGHCSSSLNLNQQETNQQLPIWSF from the coding sequence ATGATCTGTGCAAGGAAGCTTATTAAACTGGCAAGGAAATGGCAAAAATTGGCAGCAATTAAGAGAAAAAGGATCACATTCTCGAACACATCATCAATGGTGGAGGAGGGTCACTTTGTGGTGTATAGCGCTGATGAGAAGCGCTTTATGCTTCCTTTGGAATATCTGAAGAACGAAATAGTGATGGAGTTGTTCAACTTGGCAGAAGAAGAGTTCGGAATTCCAAGCAACGGACACCTTAAATTGCCCTTTGATTCAACCTTCATGGAGTATGCAATTGAATTGATCAAAAGGAAAGCAAGTAAAGAAGTGGAGAAAGCATTGATTATGTCTATAGTTACTGGCCATTGCTCATCATCATTGAATCTCAATCAGCAAGAAACAAACCAACAGTTACCAATTTGGAGTTTCTAA
- the LOC105796047 gene encoding auxin-responsive protein SAUR67-like, translating into MISARKLVKLARKWQKLAAIKRKRITFSNTSSMVEKGHFVVYSADEKRFMLPLEYLKNEIVMELFNLAEEEFGIPRNGHLKLPFDSTFMEYAIELIKRKASKEVEKALIMSIVTGHCSSSLNLYRQETCQQLPIWSF; encoded by the coding sequence ATGATCAGTGCAAGGAAGCTTGTTAAACTGGCAAGGAAATGGCAAAAATTGGCAGCGATTAAGAGAAAAAGGATCACATTCTCGAACACATCATCAATGGTGGAGAAGGGTCACTTTGTGGTGTATAGCGCTGATGAGAAGCGCTTTATGCTTCCTTTGGAATATCTGAAGAACGAAATAGTGATGGAGTTGTTCAACTTGGCAGAAGAAGAGTTTGGAATTCCAAGAAATGGACACCTTAAACTGCCCTTTGATTCAACCTTCATGGAGTATGCAATTGAATTGATCAAAAGGAAAGCAAGTAAAGAAGTGGAGAAAGCATTGATTATGTCTATAGTTACTGGCCATTGCTCATCATCATTGAATCTCTATCGGCAAGAAACATGCCAACAGTTACCAATATGGAGTTTCTAA
- the LOC128032035 gene encoding auxin-responsive protein SAUR62-like has protein sequence MSLFPMNTGSVLFIKGTVSHLLVIYSSNFHCFISRRVSRPKSSLFFLSFQSSFLLTLEQSKMVRAKKLINLARKWQKMAAIRRKRITSPSATSDTDANSCSTSTAVEQGHFVVYSVDQKRFVLPLEYLKNEIVMEAFNLAGEEFGLSGNKALILPCDATFMEYVIALIKRKPSKDVEKALILSVASGRCSSSYLYQQETSLQLPLWSI, from the coding sequence ATGTCTTTGTTTCCAATGAATACCGGCAGTGTACTATTCATTAAAGGGACTGTCTCTCACCTTCTGGTTATATATTCTTCAAATTTCCATTGCTTTATATCCAGAAGAGTTTCAAGACCTAAATCTTCCctctttttcctttcatttcagAGTTCTTTCCTATTAACCTTGGAGCAAAGTAAGATGGTCAGAGCTAAGAAGCTTATCAATTTAGCAAGAAAATGGCAAAAAATGGCTGCAATCAGGAGAAAGAGGATCACATCACCAAGTGCCACCTCAGATACTGACGCAAACAGTTGCAGCACGTCGACAGCAGTTGAGCAGGGCCATTTTGTTGTATACAGTGTGGATCAGAAACGCTTTGTGCTTCCATTGGAATATCTCAAGAATGAAATAGTCATGGAAGCATTCAACTTGGCCGGAGAAGAGTTTGGTCTATCAGGCAATAAAGCTCTCATCTTGCCTTGTGATGCAACCTTTATGGAATATGTAATAGCTTTGATCAAAAGGAAACCAAGTAAAGACGTGGAGAAAGCATTGATCTTGTCCGTAGCTAGTGGCCGTTGCTCATCGTCATATCTTTATCAGCAAGAAACGAGCCTACAGTTGCCATTATGGAGCATCTGA
- the LOC105795435 gene encoding pectinesterase yields the protein MSKQVIIAGVSLIIVVGVIIGITITFQQTSNDEEKLSPTMKKVSIFCSSTYYQKSCQKTLMSVNSTDPKEFIAKAILDAEEAVKKFINYSDSLIVQVKNNSLTKMALDDCKDMMNYAIDSLQASYSNVTSNELRNINDRINDLRTWLSAVISYQQSCLDGFEHDDDMKGTLQKGIVDASELTCNALTIVTKLVYILPKFGIQFNITNTRKLLFAEKNGYPPWFSAKDRHLLAKIDNNNLKPNVVVAKDGSGQFKTIAAALAAAPKNSNVRYVIYIKAGIYKEYITVGKQYTNILMYGDGPRKTIVTGSKGVKSGGGITTWQTATFSAIGNGFIAKSMRFQNTAGPKKHQAVALRVQSDKSAFFNCRMDAYQDTLYNQANRQFFRNCIISGTIDFIFGDSPTFIQNSLLIVRRPMDNQFNTITAQGKDFIDENTGTVIQNCRIVPEQKLFNDRFKFATYLGRPWKKFSTTVIMESILGDLIKPEGWMQFEGLDKVNFEETLYYAEYNNRGPGANLNARVNWKGYHKIDRAAAMNFTIQSFLLSKEDWLPSTGIPFTTTLRY from the exons atgtcAAAGCAAGTGATTATTGCTGGGGTTTCGCTTATTATTGTGGTGGGAGTCATTATAGGAATTACTATCACATTTCAACAGACTAGCAATGATGAGGAAAAATTGTCACCAACAATGAAGAAAGTTTCCATCTTTTGTTCATCTACTTATTACCAAAAATCATGCCAAAAAACTCTTATGTCAGTTAATAGCACTGATCCTAAAGAGTTCATTGCCAAAGCTATTTTAGATGCTGAGGAAGCAGTCAAGAAGTTTATCAACTATTCTGACTCCTTGATTGTTCAGGTCAAGAACAATAGCCTTACAAAGATGGCCTTAGATGATTGTAAGGATATGATGAACTATGCCATAGATTCACTTCAAGCATCATACTCTAACGTCACTAGTAATGAACTGCGCAACATTAATGACCGTATAAACGATCTTAGAACCTGGTTGAGTGCTGTTATATCATACCAACAATCATGCTTGGATGGTTTTGAACATGATGACGACATGAAAGGAACTTTACAAAAAGGTATTGTTGATGCTAGTGAACTCACATGCAATGCCTTGACAATTGTAACAAAATTGGTATACATTCTTCCCAAATTTGGCATCCAATTCAATATTACTAATACCCGTAAACTTCTTTTTGCCGAGAAAAATGGTTATCCCCCATGGTTCTCAGCTAAAGACCGTCATCTTTTGGCTAAGATTGATAACAATAACTTGAAACCGAATGTTGTAGTGGCCAAGGATGGTAGTGGCCAATTCAAGACCATTGCTGCAGCTCTAGCTGCCGCTCCCAAGAACTCCAATGTCCGATATGTGATTTATATCAAGGCTGGAATCTATAAGGAGTACATCACTGTAGGCAAACAATACACCAATATACTTATGTATGGTGATGGCCCAAGAAAAACTATTGTCACAGGTAGCAAAGGTGTCAAAAGCGGTGGTGGAATTACGACTTGGCAAACAGCCACTTTCT CTGCTATTGGAAATGGATTCATAGCCAAATCCATGAGATTCCAAAACACTGCTGGTCCTAAAAAGCACCAGGCAGTGGCTCTTCGTGTTCAATCAGATAAGTCAGCCTTCTTCAATTGCAGGATGGATGCCTACCAAGACACCTTGTATAATCAAGCAAATCGCCAGTTTTTTCGCAATTGCATCATCTCTGGAACCATTGACTTCATCTTCGGTGACTCTCCCACCTTTATCCAAAACTCATTGCTCATTGTGAGGAGGCCAATGGATAATCAATTCAACACAATAACTGCACAAGGCAAGGACTTTATTGATGAGAATACTGGTACAGTGATCCAAAACTGCAGGATTGTCCCTGAGCAAAAACTATTCAATGATAGGTTCAAATTTGCAACATATTTGGGCAGGCCATGGAAGAAATTTTCTACAACTGTTATCATGGAGTCCATATTGGGAGACTTAATTAAGCCTGAAGGATGGATGCAATTTGAAGGACTTGACAAAGTCAATTTTGAAGAAACCCTTTACTATGCTGAGTATAACAACCGTGGCCCTGGAGCTAACCTTAATGCGAGGGTTAATTGGAAGGGTTACCACAAGATTGATAGAGCGGCTGCCATGAATTTCACTATCCAGTCATTCCTTTTGAGTAAAGAGGATTGGTTGCCTTCAACTGGTATTCCTTTCACTACTACGTTAAGATATTAA
- the LOC105795436 gene encoding alanine--tRNA ligase, chloroplastic/mitochondrial, which yields MAALKLPHSPRLIQGRQSLVPFPASTMLFPIPPSSPLSNYSFATSSGFLTRTLALFSPGIVACKSSSLRGVRGNQSRIRSASVQRVAEELMEDQSKYSLFSGDSIRQRFLDFYASRDHKILPSASLVPDDPTVLLTIAGMLPFKPIFLGKIPRQVPRATTAQRCIRTNDVENVGRTARHHTFFEMLGNFSFGDYFKKEAIQWSWELSTKEFQLPPERLWISVYEDDDEAFEIWHKEVGVPVDHIKRMGADDNFWMSGATGPCGPCSEIYYDFHPERGTADVDLGDDTRFIEFYNLVFMEYNKKDDGTLEPLKQKNIDTGLGLERMARILQKVPNNYETDLIYPIIEKASALANISYPLADEQTKLKLKVVGDHLRAIVYLISDGVLPSNIGRGYVVRRLIRRVVRAGRSLGIKGERRDNLEGAVLPIIAEKVIELSTHIDPDVKIKAPRILEELKKEELNFVQTLERGETLLEKMLADASSNAEKSGTVPCLSGKDAFLLYDTFGFPVELTTEIAEEQGITVDMNGFDIEMENQRRLSRAAHNVVKLAVEDGTNLTNNINKTEFVGYDTLSTQAVVESLMVNGSPVIQVSEGNDIEVLLNKTPFYAESGGQIGDHGFLYVTGGEKQQTAVVEIKDVQKSLGDLFIHKGTIKEGFLEVGREVEAAVDAKLRQQAKVHHTATHLLQAALKKLISQEISQAGSLVAFDRLRFDFNYGHALTDTQIEEIEQLINGWIEASTSLKTKVMPLNDAKEAGAIAMFGEKYGEQVRVVEVPGVSMELCGGTHVSNTSEIRVFKIISEQGIASGVRRIEAVAGEAFIEYINVRESQMKNLCSMLKVKAEEVTTRVEKLLEELRMSRTEVANLRTKAAEYKALMIANKAFEVGTSQKIRVLVESLDDVDADSLKAAAENLIDTLQDPAAVILGSCPDEGKVSLVAAFTPAVVDLGIQAGKFIGPIAKLCGGGGGGRPNFAQAGGRKPENLPSALEKAREDIISILSQKTS from the exons ATGGCTGCCCTGAAACTGCCTCACTCTCCACGCCTAATTCAAGGACGCCAATCTCTCGTTCCTTTTCCTGCATCCACCATGTTGTTTCCAATACCGCCTTCTTCGCCCCTTTCCAATTACAGTTTTGCCACTTCATCTG GCTTTCTTACAAGAACGTTGGCCCTTTTCTCTCCTGGCATAGTGGCGTGTAAAAGTAGTTCTTTGAGAGGAGTTCGGGGCAATCAGTCGAGAATTAGATCAG CATCGGTACAGCGCGTAGCTGAGGAATTGATGGAGGATCAATCAAAGTATTCTCTTTTCAGTGGGGATTCTATTCGCCAgcgatttcttgatttttatgcTTCTCGTGATCACAAGATTCTTCCTAGTGCTTCTCTTGTGCCAGATGACCCAACAGTCCTACTAACAATTGCAGGAATGCTTCCTTTCAAGCCAATATTCCTTGGGAAG ATTCCTAGACAAGTACCTCGTGCTACTACTGCACAAAGGTGTATACGCACAAACGATGTGGAGAATGTTGGCAGAACAGCAAGGCATCATACATTTTTTGAAATGCTAGGCAATTTCTCCTTTGGTGATTACTTTAAGAAGGAAGCAATTCAATGGTCATGGGAGCTTTCCACCAAGGA ATTTCAGTTGCCACCTGAAAGATTATGGATAAGTGTGTATGAGGATGATGACGAAGCTTTTGAAATATGGCACAAGGAG GTGGGTGTTCCTGTTGACCATATAAAAAGAATGGGTGCAGACGACAACTTTTGGATGAGTGGTGCTACTGGTCCCTGCGGTCCATGTTCTGAGatttattatgattttcatCCAGAGAGGGGAACTGCTGATGTG GATCTTGGGGATGACACAAGATTTATAGAGTTCTACAATCTTGTATTCATGGAATACAATAAAAAAGATGATGGAACACTCGAGCCCTTAAAGCAAAAGAACATAGATACTGGTCTTGGCTTGGAGCGTATGGCCCGTATTCTTCAAAag GTTCCAAACAACTATGAGACTGACTTGATTTACCCCATTATAGAAAAGGCATCAGCACTGGCTAATATCTCATATCCTTTGGCAGATGAgcaaacaaaattgaaattaaag GTTGTAGGAGATCATCTAAGGGCAATAGTGTATCTCATATCGGATGGTGTTTTGCCGTCAAATATTGGTAGAGGTTATGTGGTTCGACGGCTTATTAGAAGGGTTGTTCGAGCTGGCAGGTCCCTCGGTATAAAGGGAGAAAGAAGAGATAATCTTGAAGGAGCAGTTTTACCTATAATTGCAGAAAAAGTAATAGAATTAAGCACCCATATTGATCCGGATGTCAAGATTAAAGCGCCCCGTATTCTTGAGGAACTGAAGAAGGAAGAGCTTAATTTTGTGCAAACTCTAGAGAGAGGAGAAACTTTACTTGAAAAAATGTTAGCGGATGCATCATCAAATGCCGAGAAAAGTGGGACTGTGCCTTGCTTGTCTGGAAAAGATGCATTTCTTTTGTATGATACTTTTGGATTTCCAGTGGAGTTAACCACAGAAATTGCTGAAGAACAAGGCATTACTGTAGATATGAATGGTTTTGATATAGAGATGGAAAACCAAAGGCGCCTGTCTCGAGCTGCACACAATGTTGTTAAACTTGCAGTTGAAGATGGTACTAATCTTAcgaataatataaacaaaactGAATTTGTTGGATATGATACCCTTTCTACTCAAGCAGTAGTAGAAAGCCTCATGGTGAATGGGAGTCCTGTGATACAGGTTTCTGAAGGAAATGATATAGAGGTTTTGTTGAACAAAACACCATTTTATGCTGAATCCGGTGGTCAAATTGGAGATCATGGTTTTCTTTACGTTACCGGAGGTGAAAAGCAACAAACAGCTGTTGTCGAGATCAAGGATGTTCAAAAATCCTTAGGTGacttatttattcataaagggACTATCAAAGAGGGGTTTCTGGAAGTTGGCAGAGAAGTAGAAGCTGCCGTGGATGCAAAACTGAGACAGCAAGCAAAG GTACATCATACGGCTACTCATTTGTTACAAGCCGCACTTAAGAAATTAATTAGCCAGGAAATATCACAAGCTGGTTCCTTAGTGGCTTTTGATCGCCTCAGGTTTGATTTCAACTATGGTCATGCCCTTACTGACACTCAAATTGAAGAGATTGAGCAACTGATCAATGGTTGGATTGAGGCTTCAACATCTCTTAAAACAAAAGTAATGCCCCTTAATGATGCGAAAGAAGCTGGTGCGATCGCAATGTTTGGGGAAAAATATGGCGAGCAG GTAAGAGTTGTGGAAGTTCCTGGTGTATCCATGGAACTTTGTGGTGGGACCCATGTCAGCAATACTTCTGAAATACGGGTCTTCAAAATAATCTCCGAGCAAGGGATTGCATCTGGAGTCAGGCGTATAGAAGCTGTTGCTGGTGAAGCATTTATTGAATATATCAATGTCAGGGAATCACAAATGAAGAATCTATGCTCCATGCTCAAG GTGAAAGCTGAAGAAGTGACTACCAGGGTAGAAAAACTCTTAGAGGAGTTAAGAATGTCAAGAACTGAAGTTGCTAATTTGCGTACAAAAGCAGCCGAATATAAAGCACTAATGATTGCAAACAAAGCATTTGAAGTAGGAACTTCACAAAAGATAAG GGTGCTAGTTGAGTCATTGGATGATGTGGATGCTGATTCACTAAAAGCTGCTGCCGAGAATTTAATCGATACACTGCAAGATCCTGCAGCTGTAATCTTAGGCTCCTGTCCAGATGAAGGGAAAGTTAGTTTAGTTGCTGCCTTCACACCAGCCGTGGTTGATCTTGGGATACAGGCGGGGAAGTTTATAGGCCCCATAGCTAAACTGTGTGGTGGAGGAGGTGGTGGCAGACCAAATTTTGCTCAAGCAGGTGGGAGGAAACCAGAGAATCTGCCGAGTGCCCTTGAAAAGGCACGGGAAGATATCATCTCAATTCTGTCCCAAAAAACAAGCTGA